Proteins encoded by one window of Culicoides brevitarsis isolate CSIRO-B50_1 chromosome 2, AGI_CSIRO_Cbre_v1, whole genome shotgun sequence:
- the LOC134828724 gene encoding general odorant-binding protein 56d-like — MKAIIFALLFVFILGIANCYDIARVTPIYEGCKSQFPSIEKFPTIPEMMATTFETSNPQIKCFIHCIIETAGEVDATGNLVVAGLKSMGWGDETKISAAANECIGIKGIDKCDTSYQQYGCFMMKMM, encoded by the coding sequence ATGAAGGCAATTATATTTGCACTTTTATTCGTTTTCATTTTAGGAATCGCTAATTGTTATGACATCGCTCGTGTGACGCCAATTTACGAAGGATGCAAGTCCCAATTTCCATCcatagaaaaatttccaacaatCCCAGAGATGATGGCCACCACTTTTGAAACGTCCAATCCTCAAATAAAATGCTTCATACATTGCATCATCGAAACGGCCGGAGAGGTAGATGCCACTGGAAATCTAGTTGTAGCCGGTTTGAAGAGCATGGGATGGGGTGACGAAACCAAAATTTCAGCAGCAGCTAACGAATGCATTGGAATCAAGGGTATAGACAAATGTGACACTTCGTATCAGCAATACGGgtgttttatgatgaaaatgatGTAA
- the LOC134830287 gene encoding mite group 2 allergen Lep d 2-like, which translates to MQKFAVILLFAIVGSIYCENYEFNECTKTVGEDDNVPDHYNCNVTAVRISPCSEYPCKIKRGKKVALEVDFVSSVAVDTVENDVYWASPEGDLEWQGLAKDGCANTQCPVAKDVQQSYTYSIDIDKKVPVRMYDVKWGFKSGDQVKCCALIRIHIRK; encoded by the exons atgcaaaaatttgctgtaattttgttatttgccATTGTTGGCAGCATTTATTGCGAAAATTACGAGTTCAATGAGTGCACCAAGACTGTTGGCGAAGACGATAACGTTCCGGATCACTATAATTGCAATGTAACGGCGGTCCGGATTTCTCCTTGCTCCGAATATCCCTGCAAAATTAAGCGGGGCAAAAAAGTGGCATTGGAAGTTGACTTTGTTTCGAGCGTAGCAGTTGATACAGTTGAAAACGACGTTTACTGGGCCAGTCCTGAAGGTGATCTCGAATGGCAGGGCTTGGCAAAAGACGGTTGTGCCAATACTCAATGTCCCGTGGCAAAAGATGTCCAACAAAGTTACACTTACTCCATtgatattgacaaaaaagtaCCAGTT CGTATGTATGACGTAAAATGGGGTTTTAAGAGCGGAGACCAAGTTAAATGCTGTGCTTTAATTCGAATCCACATCAGAAAGTGA